Proteins co-encoded in one Phenylobacterium soli genomic window:
- a CDS encoding CocE/NonD family hydrolase, producing MTASPAARTLAALLALAPGATAAGAPAKVSRPGVYQGYAQATYDGAERSSFYIPMRDGVRLAADLFRPTTGGKLAAERLPVIWMHTPYNRRDYRGQPTVERYPGYAMQLVKYGYNVAVVDFRGLYASEGRNVGYNRGEWRGAARTDAYDVTEWFARQPWSSGRIGMWGCSATGGSQMQAATTRPPSLKAIMPMSAEFDAYPFVQLGGVQSPPRSTASAAQANAERDAQAAPVDGADGAAELKAAVAGHARNVEQVGSAPFRDSIAPGVGEAWWMRSSPSTYLAALRNGEFGVYAVANWEEAGTRHGAFRTFRNLPNTKLLVGPGTHCDWSGVKADTGFDITIEELRFFDHWLKGVDNGVMREPRVTYYTYNRPADAPWRTAASWPPREAVAQTFRLGAGALDKGLQGESAAGEDHALTAAPAPSSSTFIETPAGGLSYETAPLAADLEITGDPLLRLWVSTEGSDVDVLATLEDVAPDGAAVTRQMVGRLRASHRALAPAPYDNLGLPWHSHRQADARPMPRGEPQELAFDLLPMSYLFKAGHRVRLRLTFADPQGRVGLPVSVHRGGETASFISLPVAAR from the coding sequence ATGACCGCCTCTCCCGCCGCCCGCACCCTCGCGGCCCTGCTGGCGCTGGCGCCCGGCGCGACCGCCGCCGGCGCGCCCGCCAAGGTCTCGCGGCCCGGCGTCTACCAGGGCTACGCCCAGGCCACCTACGATGGGGCGGAGCGCTCGTCGTTCTACATCCCGATGCGCGACGGCGTGCGGCTGGCCGCCGACCTCTTCCGCCCGACCACGGGCGGCAAGCTCGCCGCCGAGCGCCTGCCGGTGATCTGGATGCACACGCCGTACAACCGGCGGGACTATCGCGGCCAGCCGACGGTGGAGCGCTATCCCGGCTACGCCATGCAGCTCGTGAAGTACGGCTACAACGTCGCCGTGGTCGACTTCCGCGGGCTCTACGCGTCGGAGGGGCGGAACGTCGGCTACAATCGCGGCGAGTGGAGGGGGGCGGCGCGCACCGACGCCTACGATGTGACCGAGTGGTTCGCGCGCCAGCCGTGGAGCAGCGGGCGGATCGGCATGTGGGGCTGCTCGGCGACGGGCGGCAGCCAGATGCAGGCGGCCACCACCCGTCCGCCCTCGCTGAAGGCGATCATGCCGATGAGCGCCGAGTTCGACGCCTATCCCTTCGTCCAGCTCGGCGGGGTGCAGAGCCCGCCGCGCAGCACCGCGTCCGCCGCCCAGGCCAACGCCGAACGCGACGCCCAGGCCGCGCCCGTCGACGGTGCGGACGGCGCCGCCGAGCTGAAGGCGGCCGTCGCCGGCCATGCCCGCAACGTCGAGCAGGTCGGGTCCGCGCCGTTCCGCGACAGCATCGCCCCGGGGGTCGGCGAGGCGTGGTGGATGCGCTCCAGCCCGAGCACCTATCTCGCGGCGCTGCGCAACGGCGAGTTCGGCGTGTACGCCGTCGCCAACTGGGAGGAGGCGGGCACCCGCCACGGCGCCTTCCGCACCTTCCGCAACCTGCCGAACACCAAGCTGCTGGTCGGGCCCGGGACCCACTGCGACTGGTCCGGTGTGAAGGCCGACACCGGCTTCGACATCACCATCGAGGAGCTGCGCTTCTTCGACCACTGGCTGAAGGGCGTCGACAACGGGGTGATGCGCGAGCCGCGGGTCACCTACTACACCTACAACCGTCCGGCCGACGCGCCCTGGCGCACCGCCGCCAGCTGGCCGCCCAGGGAAGCCGTCGCGCAGACCTTCCGCCTCGGCGCCGGCGCGCTGGACAAGGGCCTTCAGGGCGAAAGCGCTGCCGGCGAGGACCATGCCCTCACCGCCGCCCCGGCGCCGTCCTCCAGCACCTTCATCGAGACCCCGGCCGGCGGACTCTCCTACGAAACCGCGCCCCTGGCGGCCGACCTCGAGATCACCGGCGATCCGCTGCTGCGCCTGTGGGTCTCGACCGAAGGCTCGGACGTGGACGTGCTGGCCACGCTCGAGGACGTCGCCCCGGACGGCGCGGCGGTGACGCGCCAGATGGTCGGCCGGCTGCGCGCCTCGCACCGGGCCCTGGCGCCGGCGCCGTACGACAACCTCGGCCTGCCGTGGCATTCGCACCGCCAGGCGGACGCCCGGCCCATGCCCAGGGGCGAGCCCCAGGAACTCGCCTTCGACCTCCTGCCGATGTCGTACCTGTTCAAGGCCGGCCACAGGGTGCGACTGCGCCTGACCTTCGCCGACCCGCAGGGGCGGGTGGGCCTGCCGGTGAGCGTGCACCGCGGGGGCGAGACGGCTTCGTTCATCAGCCTGCCGGTCGCGGCGCGCTGA
- a CDS encoding alpha/beta hydrolase domain-containing protein, producing the protein MKLHRRSVLGFGAASAGLLLMGRTAEAAPGLEGPLPDPVEKGLQVWDPRDQGYVAEEYLLSGTAPVYESVSMADAVDTNTRDSVADQARRTFSRKRTGPDQPYVTRLIVYRPRDAARFSGNVILECVHPGGGGHAIVWSAINRFFMDRGDAYVAVQHPSTFEGLKKTEAQRYARLGAAHPTQLWGMIADSARRLKDGRGIGGLKARRLYMTGYSFTGVATATFANFHHDETRLAGGKPVFDAYLPMANATYVRPLDVPVMRMNTESDFGHFGGMNNRGEEGPRYRIYELAGCAHVATPHPQAGAAKPPRPVATPEAPGQPHTTPQACYASFPKGSRPNEYPTRLVEAALFRNLYAWVDEGRAPPRSRFIETDADGAPLRDAFGNARGGVRLPTVEAPNATYEASRAEDCFLFGYTLPFTPDRMRELYGDKAGYVAKVAAASDRAIADGFLLPEGAAELKAWAAAAENI; encoded by the coding sequence ATGAAGCTCCATCGACGGTCCGTTCTGGGCTTTGGCGCGGCGAGCGCGGGGCTGCTGCTCATGGGGCGGACGGCCGAGGCCGCGCCTGGCCTCGAGGGCCCGCTGCCGGACCCCGTCGAGAAGGGCCTGCAGGTCTGGGATCCCCGCGACCAGGGCTATGTGGCCGAGGAGTACCTGCTGAGCGGGACCGCGCCGGTCTACGAGTCGGTGTCCATGGCCGACGCGGTCGACACCAACACCCGCGACAGCGTCGCCGACCAGGCGCGTCGGACCTTCTCGCGCAAGCGGACCGGCCCTGACCAGCCCTATGTCACCCGCCTGATCGTCTATCGGCCGCGCGATGCGGCGCGGTTCAGCGGCAACGTGATCCTCGAATGCGTCCACCCGGGCGGCGGCGGCCACGCCATCGTCTGGAGCGCGATCAACCGCTTCTTCATGGACCGCGGCGACGCCTATGTGGCGGTCCAGCATCCCTCCACCTTCGAGGGGCTGAAGAAGACCGAGGCCCAGCGCTACGCCCGCCTCGGCGCCGCCCACCCGACCCAGCTCTGGGGCATGATCGCGGACAGCGCCCGGCGGCTGAAGGACGGCCGCGGGATCGGCGGCCTGAAGGCCCGGCGGCTCTACATGACCGGCTACTCCTTCACCGGCGTGGCGACGGCCACCTTCGCCAACTTCCACCACGACGAGACGCGGCTGGCCGGCGGCAAGCCGGTGTTCGACGCCTACCTGCCGATGGCCAACGCCACCTATGTGCGGCCGCTGGACGTGCCGGTGATGCGGATGAACACCGAGAGCGACTTCGGCCACTTCGGCGGGATGAACAACCGGGGCGAGGAGGGGCCGCGCTACCGGATCTACGAGCTCGCCGGCTGCGCCCACGTCGCCACCCCGCATCCGCAGGCCGGCGCCGCCAAGCCGCCGCGGCCGGTGGCGACTCCCGAGGCGCCCGGCCAGCCGCACACCACGCCACAGGCCTGCTACGCCAGCTTCCCGAAGGGCTCGCGGCCGAACGAGTATCCGACACGCCTCGTCGAGGCGGCCCTGTTCCGCAACCTCTACGCCTGGGTGGACGAGGGGCGAGCCCCGCCCAGGAGCCGCTTCATCGAGACGGATGCGGACGGCGCGCCGCTGCGCGACGCCTTCGGAAACGCCAGGGGCGGCGTGCGCCTGCCGACCGTGGAGGCGCCCAACGCCACCTACGAGGCGAGCCGCGCCGAGGACTGCTTCCTGTTCGGCTACACCCTGCCGTTCACCCCCGACCGCATGCGCGAGCTCTACGGCGACAAGGCCGGCTACGTGGCCAAGGTCGCCGCCGCCTCCGACCGGGCGATCGCCGACGGCTTCCTGCTGCCCGAAGGGGCGGCGGAGCTGAAGGCCTGGGCCGCCGCGGCCGAGAACATCTGA
- a CDS encoding CaiB/BaiF CoA transferase family protein → MAEARLMGGALQGLKVADFSWVGAGPRATKDLADNGAEVIKIESRNRLDLGRLSPPFKDGRKHHDGSAFFAQTNTSKKGVAINLGDPKGQAYARKLVAWADVVVENFAAGFMERIGLSWSELQAIKPDIILVSVSVAGRSGPLARFRGYGNSAAAQSGLAAMSGWPDRPPHMAPFAYGDVVAPMFATVAVLAALEHRRRTGRGQHVDVSQVEPLVHVLADEFARHQQGQEVRLGNGSAEAAPHGVYRCRGYDQWCAIAVETDAQWQALCACTGLAPDPRFADLAGRMAHAEEIDAALAAWCATRNKQAVAETLTAAGVPAAAVQDGRDVFADPELAAAGHYVRLEHPVLGAHDMPAPPMRFSETPWAVTRSPLLGEHNRAVFVDMLGLDSEEVAADEQAGVLA, encoded by the coding sequence GTGGCCGAAGCGCGGCTGATGGGCGGCGCTCTGCAAGGCTTGAAGGTGGCCGACTTCAGCTGGGTCGGCGCGGGCCCACGGGCCACGAAGGATCTCGCCGACAACGGCGCCGAGGTGATCAAGATCGAGTCGCGCAACCGGCTCGACCTCGGGCGTCTCAGCCCGCCGTTCAAGGACGGCCGCAAGCATCACGACGGCTCGGCTTTCTTCGCCCAGACCAACACCTCCAAGAAGGGCGTCGCGATCAACCTCGGCGACCCCAAGGGCCAGGCCTACGCCCGCAAGCTGGTCGCCTGGGCCGACGTGGTGGTCGAGAACTTCGCCGCCGGCTTCATGGAGCGCATCGGCCTCTCCTGGAGCGAACTCCAGGCCATCAAGCCGGACATCATCCTGGTCAGCGTCAGCGTCGCCGGGCGCTCGGGCCCGCTCGCCAGGTTCCGCGGCTACGGCAACTCCGCCGCCGCCCAGTCGGGCCTCGCGGCCATGTCGGGCTGGCCCGACCGGCCGCCGCACATGGCGCCCTTCGCCTATGGCGACGTGGTCGCGCCGATGTTCGCCACGGTCGCCGTGCTCGCCGCCCTGGAGCACAGGCGCCGCACCGGCCGCGGGCAGCACGTCGACGTTTCCCAGGTCGAGCCCCTCGTCCACGTCCTGGCCGACGAGTTCGCCCGCCACCAGCAGGGACAGGAGGTCCGGCTCGGCAACGGCTCGGCCGAGGCCGCGCCGCACGGGGTCTATCGCTGCCGCGGCTACGACCAGTGGTGCGCCATCGCCGTCGAGACCGACGCCCAGTGGCAGGCTCTGTGCGCCTGCACGGGCCTCGCGCCGGACCCGCGCTTCGCCGACCTCGCCGGCCGCATGGCCCACGCCGAGGAGATCGACGCCGCCCTCGCCGCCTGGTGCGCCACCCGCAACAAGCAGGCGGTCGCCGAGACCCTCACCGCCGCCGGCGTCCCGGCCGCCGCCGTGCAAGACGGCCGCGACGTGTTCGCCGACCCCGAGCTCGCCGCCGCCGGCCACTATGTGCGGCTCGAGCACCCGGTGCTCGGCGCCCACGACATGCCCGCGCCGCCGATGCGGTTCTCCGAGACGCCGTGGGCGGTGACCCGCTCGCCCCTGCTCGGCGAGCACAACCGCGCCGTCTTCGTGGATATGCTGGGCCTCGACTCCGAAGAGGTGGCGGCCGACGAACAGGCGGGGGTGCTGGCGTGA
- a CDS encoding CoA transferase yields MLQGVLVLDFTRDLGAFAGRMLAELGADVVKVEDRAAPAGGLKRQVWDLGKRSLAVDFADPAERTALIALAARADIAISGPEAPIADAELAAASDRLIRVAVTPHTAGGPYVDRPATDLTLLAASGLLNIGGDPDRAPLRLPGEQAYALAGIQGAIAALMALNARHLTGRGQKVEVSAFQSATLAGYRDPIVWEWTGRIGARTGNQLVRGSSAVKQVFACRDGFVTWGLVDNPGMLKGLTGAMRREGADQGMADVDWDNLLLAEAPQAQIEAWEKILQAWFLTHGADELMSLSAELGLGLSRIDTADDVLAADQHAARGLWREVEDGGYRLPGPLFRSSEAFDAPPARAPRLGEANADYGFAPLEAR; encoded by the coding sequence ATGCTGCAAGGGGTCCTCGTCCTCGACTTCACCCGCGACCTCGGCGCCTTCGCCGGTCGCATGCTGGCCGAGTTGGGCGCTGACGTGGTCAAGGTCGAGGATCGCGCCGCCCCGGCCGGCGGCCTCAAGCGCCAGGTCTGGGACCTCGGCAAGCGCAGCCTCGCCGTCGACTTCGCCGACCCGGCCGAACGCACGGCGCTGATCGCCCTCGCGGCCCGCGCCGACATCGCCATCAGCGGACCCGAGGCGCCGATCGCCGACGCCGAGCTCGCAGCCGCCAGCGACCGGCTGATCCGCGTCGCCGTGACGCCGCACACCGCGGGCGGGCCCTACGTCGACCGTCCCGCCACCGACCTCACCCTGCTGGCCGCCTCGGGCCTGCTCAACATCGGCGGCGACCCCGACCGCGCGCCCCTGCGGCTGCCGGGCGAGCAGGCCTACGCCCTCGCCGGCATCCAGGGCGCCATCGCGGCGCTGATGGCGCTGAACGCGCGCCACCTCACCGGCCGCGGCCAGAAGGTGGAGGTCTCGGCCTTCCAGTCGGCGACCCTCGCCGGCTACCGCGACCCGATCGTCTGGGAGTGGACCGGCCGCATCGGCGCCCGCACCGGCAACCAGCTTGTGCGCGGCTCCTCGGCGGTGAAGCAGGTCTTCGCCTGCCGCGACGGGTTCGTGACCTGGGGCCTCGTCGATAATCCTGGCATGCTCAAGGGTCTGACGGGGGCGATGCGGCGCGAGGGCGCCGACCAGGGGATGGCCGACGTGGACTGGGACAACCTGCTGCTGGCCGAAGCGCCCCAGGCCCAGATCGAGGCCTGGGAGAAGATCCTGCAGGCCTGGTTCCTGACCCATGGCGCCGACGAGCTGATGTCGCTTTCCGCCGAGCTGGGTCTGGGCCTGTCGCGCATCGACACCGCCGACGACGTGCTCGCCGCCGACCAGCACGCCGCCCGCGGCCTGTGGCGCGAGGTCGAGGACGGCGGCTACCGGCTGCCCGGACCGCTGTTCCGCAGCTCCGAAGCCTTCGACGCGCCGCCGGCCCGCGCGCCGCGCCTCGGCGAGGCCAACGCCGATTATGGCTTCGCCCCGCTGGAGGCGCGCTGA
- a CDS encoding CaiB/BaiF CoA transferase family protein — MGGPLAGLRVVDFSKFLPGPYCTWMLGDLGAEVIRLENPRELKKQAAVFGWDKLGDAARRRMRAQDLFARNKKTVVIDPGHAAARPVIEALVKSADILVEDYRPGVMEKMGLGYAAMAAINPRLVYCSVTLCGQTGPYRSKPGHDPVALAISGALSRSGEDPERPSFPGIPAADLLTGSNAVIGVLAAVIARNASGRGQHVDIAMSDSAMALIGNLIARNPDLSAIPPRGQRRADSGIWKTRDGAYLTTTDMEPAYWARFCEAVGRPDFIPLQLDAAARPAIREALEAIFATRTLDEWLEILGAAETQFAPILDVAAALDDPHNRARGMVVELKTEAGETVRQLGSPVKLQGVHPAAARLAPPAGTDTEAVLAGLGFEAEALRAQGVLG, encoded by the coding sequence ATGGGCGGGCCGCTGGCGGGCCTGCGGGTCGTCGACTTCTCCAAGTTCCTGCCCGGCCCCTACTGCACCTGGATGTTGGGCGACCTCGGCGCCGAGGTCATCCGCCTGGAGAACCCGCGCGAGCTGAAGAAGCAGGCGGCGGTGTTCGGCTGGGACAAGCTCGGCGACGCAGCGCGCCGGCGCATGCGGGCCCAGGACCTCTTCGCCCGCAACAAGAAGACCGTGGTCATCGACCCCGGCCACGCCGCCGCGCGCCCGGTGATCGAGGCCCTGGTCAAGAGCGCCGACATCCTGGTGGAGGACTACCGGCCCGGCGTCATGGAGAAGATGGGCCTCGGCTACGCGGCCATGGCGGCGATCAACCCGCGGCTCGTCTATTGCTCGGTGACGCTCTGCGGCCAGACCGGACCCTACCGCAGCAAGCCGGGCCACGATCCGGTGGCCCTGGCCATTTCCGGCGCCCTGTCGCGCAGCGGCGAAGACCCCGAGCGCCCGAGCTTTCCCGGCATTCCCGCCGCCGACCTGCTCACCGGCTCCAACGCCGTCATCGGCGTGCTGGCCGCGGTGATCGCCCGCAACGCCAGCGGCCGGGGCCAGCACGTTGACATCGCCATGTCCGACAGCGCCATGGCCCTGATCGGCAACCTCATCGCCCGCAATCCCGACCTCTCGGCCATCCCGCCGCGCGGCCAGCGGCGCGCCGACAGCGGCATCTGGAAGACCCGCGACGGCGCCTACCTGACCACCACCGACATGGAGCCGGCCTATTGGGCGCGGTTCTGCGAGGCAGTCGGCCGGCCCGACTTCATCCCCCTGCAGCTCGACGCCGCCGCCCGCCCGGCGATCCGCGAGGCGCTGGAGGCCATCTTCGCCACCCGCACGCTAGACGAATGGCTGGAGATCCTGGGCGCCGCCGAGACCCAGTTCGCGCCGATCCTCGACGTCGCCGCCGCCCTGGACGACCCGCACAACCGGGCCCGCGGCATGGTGGTGGAGCTCAAGACCGAGGCCGGCGAGACGGTGCGCCAGCTCGGCTCGCCCGTGAAGCTTCAGGGCGTGCATCCCGCCGCCGCGCGGCTCGCCCCGCCGGCCGGAACCGACACCGAGGCGGTCCTCGCCGGGCTCGGCTTCGAGGCCGAAGCCCTGCGCGCCCAGGGCGTGCTCGGATGA
- a CDS encoding TRAP transporter small permease, with protein MSGAGEAARPLPQGPVGWIFRIAVAAGTCALLAAMSVEVLAVIGRHTGRPLVGSIEIVRACVVLATSSAIVAATALKAHASVHLLTERLSETSRARLARLGALVSAVIFAVFAAGSIWIAAEIWPGDERTQLLGLPIAPLRAYWCAAAALTAALFLAWALGRRR; from the coding sequence ATGAGCGGCGCCGGGGAGGCCGCGCGCCCGCTGCCGCAGGGCCCCGTCGGCTGGATCTTCCGCATCGCGGTCGCCGCCGGGACCTGCGCCCTGCTCGCCGCCATGAGCGTCGAGGTGCTGGCGGTGATCGGCCGCCACACCGGCCGCCCGCTCGTCGGCTCCATCGAGATCGTCCGCGCCTGCGTCGTGCTGGCCACCTCCTCGGCCATCGTCGCCGCCACGGCGCTGAAGGCCCACGCCAGCGTCCACCTGCTCACCGAGCGCCTGAGCGAGACATCCCGCGCCCGCCTCGCGCGGCTGGGCGCTCTCGTCTCCGCCGTCATCTTCGCCGTCTTCGCCGCCGGCTCCATCTGGATAGCCGCGGAGATCTGGCCGGGCGACGAGCGCACCCAGCTGCTCGGCCTGCCGATCGCCCCGCTCCGCGCCTACTGGTGCGCCGCCGCGGCCCTGACGGCGGCCCTGTTCCTCGCTTGGGCGCTCGGACGGCGGCGATGA
- a CDS encoding TRAP transporter large permease produces MSPELLGLLGVVTMLGVLALGVPIGVAMGVVGVAGLAILISPEAALIKSGVVAFETVSRYELGVLPLFLFMAHICFAAGATRNFFDVAAKFLGHRRGGLALASIGGCAGFGAISGSSLATAATVGMVALPEMRRHRYDPALATGALAAGGTLGALIPPSGALIVFGVIAEESIAKLFTAAIIPAFLQMAFYMLAIAVICRLNPALGPAGERAPWRERLKALGGVLDVGLLVVAVISGITFGWFTPSEAASIGAALALVICAARGKLTLKTLAQAMIETLRTTGMIYAIIIAAIVFSTFITVSGLADLVAGWVASMGADRLAVVAAMAVALLVLGSFLDGMALMLLATPIFLPIVQHLGLSPIWFGIFLVRTMEIGFVHPPVGMNVYVIHGLAKDIPLGTIFRGIIPFLITDFLHLALLILVPATALWLPGALGVG; encoded by the coding sequence ATGAGCCCGGAGCTTCTCGGCCTTCTCGGTGTCGTGACCATGCTGGGCGTGCTGGCGCTCGGCGTTCCGATCGGCGTCGCCATGGGCGTCGTCGGCGTCGCGGGCCTGGCGATCCTGATCTCCCCTGAGGCGGCGCTCATCAAGTCCGGCGTCGTCGCCTTCGAGACGGTGAGCCGTTACGAGCTCGGCGTCCTGCCGCTCTTCCTGTTCATGGCCCACATCTGCTTCGCCGCCGGAGCGACGCGGAACTTCTTCGACGTGGCCGCCAAGTTCCTCGGCCATCGGCGCGGCGGCCTGGCGCTCGCCTCGATCGGCGGCTGCGCCGGCTTCGGCGCCATCTCGGGCTCCAGCCTCGCCACGGCCGCGACCGTCGGCATGGTCGCCCTGCCGGAGATGCGCCGTCACCGCTACGACCCGGCGCTCGCCACCGGCGCCCTTGCCGCGGGCGGCACCCTGGGCGCGCTGATCCCGCCCTCCGGCGCCCTGATCGTCTTCGGCGTCATCGCCGAGGAGAGCATCGCCAAGCTGTTCACCGCGGCGATTATCCCGGCCTTCCTGCAGATGGCCTTCTACATGCTGGCCATCGCGGTGATCTGCCGTTTGAACCCCGCGCTCGGTCCGGCGGGCGAGCGCGCCCCCTGGCGCGAGCGTCTGAAGGCGCTCGGCGGGGTGCTCGACGTCGGCCTCCTGGTGGTGGCGGTGATCAGCGGCATCACCTTCGGCTGGTTCACCCCCTCGGAGGCGGCCTCCATCGGCGCTGCCCTGGCGCTCGTCATCTGCGCGGCGCGCGGCAAGCTGACCTTGAAGACCCTGGCGCAGGCGATGATCGAGACCCTGCGCACCACCGGAATGATCTACGCGATTATCATCGCCGCCATCGTCTTCTCCACCTTCATCACGGTCAGCGGCCTCGCCGACCTCGTGGCCGGCTGGGTGGCCTCGATGGGCGCCGACCGGCTGGCGGTCGTGGCCGCCATGGCCGTGGCCCTGCTGGTCCTCGGCTCGTTCCTCGACGGAATGGCCCTGATGCTGCTGGCGACACCGATCTTCCTGCCCATCGTCCAGCACCTGGGCCTCAGCCCGATCTGGTTCGGCATCTTCCTGGTGCGGACCATGGAGATCGGCTTCGTCCATCCGCCGGTGGGGATGAACGTCTACGTCATCCACGGCCTCGCCAAGGACATCCCGCTGGGCACCATCTTCCGCGGCATCATTCCGTTCCTGATCACCGACTTCCTGCACCTGGCGCTGCTGATCCTCGTCCCGGCGACCGCGCTCTGGCTGCCGGGCGCCCTGGGGGTCGGCTGA
- the dctP gene encoding TRAP transporter substrate-binding protein DctP — protein MRRLAALAASAALSLGLAACAPRADGPIVLTYATSYSPTHPFSRADTDWIRYVETASHGRLKIKPYWSGSLLSADQSMLEIRHGVADIGLITPIYVLGGAHLTSAQTAFYAGARSIDDQVAVYKCLAQAFPPLQRELDGLRVLMVQGGNLPGVITRDRPVRSPADIRGLRLRVPEENVGLVRALGGDPVSMPMSEVYPAMAKGVIDGVLVAPDALGALHLAEVAHYYSDLHTPRGAYPARAMSEARFRSLPPDLQKVLLDSEAVWEGSLSKNLGAAAKKGLAYGKGHGMTMIAVSPEAQQAFDAAYIDVTRRDASRLDRYGASGAAMLAYAQTLIANTPAGQPVACPKEQP, from the coding sequence ATGAGGCGCCTCGCCGCCCTCGCCGCTTCGGCGGCCCTGTCGCTGGGCCTCGCCGCCTGCGCCCCGCGCGCGGACGGCCCGATCGTGCTCACCTATGCGACGAGCTACAGCCCGACCCATCCGTTCAGCCGCGCCGACACCGACTGGATCCGCTACGTCGAGACCGCCTCGCACGGACGGCTGAAGATCAAGCCCTACTGGTCCGGCTCCCTGCTGAGCGCCGACCAGAGCATGCTGGAGATCCGCCACGGGGTCGCCGACATCGGCCTGATCACGCCGATCTACGTGCTGGGCGGCGCCCACCTGACCAGCGCCCAGACCGCCTTCTACGCCGGCGCCCGCTCCATCGACGACCAGGTGGCGGTCTACAAGTGCCTCGCGCAGGCCTTCCCGCCGTTGCAGCGCGAGCTCGACGGCCTGCGCGTCCTGATGGTCCAGGGCGGCAACCTGCCCGGCGTCATCACCCGCGACCGGCCGGTCCGCTCGCCGGCCGACATCAGGGGCCTGCGCCTGCGGGTGCCCGAGGAGAACGTCGGCCTCGTCCGCGCGCTCGGCGGCGATCCGGTCAGCATGCCGATGAGCGAGGTCTATCCGGCCATGGCCAAGGGCGTCATCGACGGCGTTCTGGTCGCCCCCGACGCGCTCGGCGCCCTGCACCTGGCCGAGGTGGCCCACTACTACAGCGACCTGCACACGCCCCGCGGCGCCTATCCGGCGCGGGCCATGTCGGAGGCCCGCTTCCGCAGCCTCCCGCCCGACCTGCAGAAGGTGCTCCTCGACTCCGAGGCGGTCTGGGAGGGCTCGCTGTCGAAGAACCTCGGCGCCGCCGCCAAGAAGGGCCTCGCCTACGGCAAGGGCCACGGCATGACCATGATCGCCGTCAGCCCTGAGGCTCAGCAGGCGTTCGACGCCGCCTACATCGACGTGACCCGGCGCGATGCGAGCCGGCTCGACCGCTACGGCGCGAGCGGCGCGGCCATGCTGGCCTACGCCCAGACGCTGATCGCCAACACCCCCGCCGGCCAGCCGGTCGCCTGCCCCAAGGAGCAGCCATGA
- a CDS encoding 2-hydroxyacyl-CoA dehydratase subunit D, translating to MSAVDELLSAYADPRAAALAFKARGGQVVGLIGSDVPEEIIAAAGLLPVRLRAETGASDAPADRYGEGGGNAVIRAFVARLLDGSYDYVDHLVVATTPSYLGALFTFLREIQRQDARFPRLPLQLFDFHHSASPVTRRFNRESADRLKAAAETWSGRAIADDDLARAIADSNAARAAVARLQDLRLAGRISGAEALALIGAGAMLPRAEYAAKLAAAVGELAGRAVRPGPRVVFSGSETETPDLYRRIEAEGLTIVADDQGWGSRVAERPVAGDGDPLQAIVERYHFMAPAPAKSSTEARIAYLLDLVRRTDADGVIFAVRGLDHPAAWDAPSQIAALEDIGVAVVQLPPAAVASGPLGEALAPLLKKTAHG from the coding sequence ATGAGCGCCGTGGACGAGCTCCTGTCCGCCTATGCCGATCCGCGCGCCGCGGCGCTCGCCTTCAAGGCCAGGGGCGGCCAGGTGGTCGGGCTGATCGGCTCGGACGTGCCGGAGGAGATCATCGCCGCGGCCGGCCTGCTGCCCGTGCGCCTGCGGGCCGAGACCGGCGCCTCCGACGCGCCCGCCGACCGCTACGGCGAAGGCGGCGGCAACGCGGTGATCCGCGCCTTCGTGGCCCGCCTGCTGGACGGCTCCTACGACTATGTGGACCACCTCGTGGTCGCCACCACGCCGAGCTACCTCGGCGCGCTCTTCACCTTCCTGCGCGAGATCCAGCGCCAGGACGCGCGCTTCCCCCGCCTGCCGCTGCAGCTCTTCGACTTCCACCATTCCGCCAGCCCCGTCACCCGCCGCTTCAACCGCGAGAGCGCCGATCGTCTGAAGGCGGCGGCGGAGACCTGGTCAGGACGCGCCATCGCCGACGACGACCTCGCCCGCGCGATCGCCGACAGCAACGCCGCCCGCGCCGCCGTCGCGCGGCTGCAGGACCTGCGCCTTGCTGGCCGTATCAGCGGCGCCGAGGCCCTCGCCCTGATCGGCGCCGGCGCCATGCTGCCGCGAGCGGAGTATGCGGCGAAGCTCGCCGCCGCCGTGGGCGAGCTCGCGGGCCGCGCCGTCCGCCCCGGCCCTCGTGTCGTGTTCAGCGGCAGCGAGACCGAGACCCCGGACCTCTACCGCCGCATCGAGGCGGAGGGCCTGACCATCGTTGCCGACGACCAGGGCTGGGGCTCGCGCGTCGCCGAACGCCCCGTGGCGGGCGACGGCGATCCGCTGCAGGCCATCGTCGAGCGCTACCACTTCATGGCCCCCGCGCCGGCCAAGTCGAGCACCGAGGCGCGCATCGCCTATCTGCTGGACCTCGTCCGCCGGACCGACGCCGACGGGGTGATCTTCGCGGTCCGCGGCCTCGACCATCCGGCGGCCTGGGACGCGCCGAGCCAGATCGCCGCCCTTGAGGACATCGGCGTCGCCGTGGTCCAGCTGCCGCCCGCCGCCGTCGCGAGCGGGCCCCTCGGCGAGGCTCTCGCCCCCCTCCTGAAGAAGACCGCCCATGGCTGA